The following proteins are encoded in a genomic region of Rattus rattus isolate New Zealand chromosome 2, Rrattus_CSIRO_v1, whole genome shotgun sequence:
- the Ern2 gene encoding serine/threonine-protein kinase/endoribonuclease IRE2 isoform X1, protein MARPVQSFQLWSALGFLLQLAIFLGKLGPQVQSIRPESLLFVSTLDGGLHALNKQTGDLKWTVKDDPIIQGPMYVTEMAFLSDPADGSLYILGTQKQQGLMKLPFTIPELVHASPCRSSDGVFYTGRKQDAWFVVDPESGETQMTLTTEGLSTPQLYIGQTQYTVSMHDPRTPALRWNTTYRRYSAPPVDGSPGKYMSHLTSCGMGLLLTVDPGSGTVLWTQDLGVPVTGIYTWHQDGLRQLPHLTLARETLHFLVLRWGHIRLPASSSQDTVTQFSSLDTELLMTLYVGKEEAGFYVSKALVHAGVALVPRGLTLAPMDGPTTDEVTVQVSGEREGSPSTAVRYPLGSVALPSQWLLIGYHEPPPVLHTTMLRVQRTPGKGSADTRDSDDLHAPALSFEFLNLKREEPWDPELHPEEKADAYPGLGSQDLLAASFTAILLGAWVLYLMRQQQQSPSAPAGPSDLSQDTQVQLSRDTLQNQRSFQSSPEPAQPAHDPEAEQPTVVGKISFNPKDVLGRGAGGTFVFRGQFEGRAVAVKRLLRECFSLVRREVQLLQESDRHPNVLRYFCTEQGPQFHYIALELCQASLQEYVESPDLDRWGLEPTMVLQQMMSGLAHLHSLHIVHRDLKPGNILMAGPDSQGQGRVVISDFGLCKKLPAGRCSFSLHSGIPGTEGWMAPELLQVPPDSPTSAVDIFSAGCVFYYVLSGGSHPFGESLYRQANILSGDHCLAQLQEETHDKVVALDLVKAMLSLLPQDRPSAGWVLAHPLFWSRAKELQFFQDVSDWLEKEPEQGPLVTALEAGSYKVVRENWYKHISAPLQEDLKRFRSYKGTSVRDLLRAMRNKKHHYRELPTEVRQTLGQLPAGFIQYFTHRFPRLLLHTHRAMRTCASESLFLPYYPPALEARGSCQVPQRAETSRGPRGRPRS, encoded by the exons ATGGCGAGACCAGTTCAGAGTTTCCAACTGTGGTCTGCCCTCGGGTTCCTGCTGCAGCTTGCAATCTTTCTGGGGAAACTCGGTCCACAG GTCCAATCCATCAGGCCAGAGAGCCTTCTGTTTGTCTCTACCTTGGATGGAGGTCTCCATGCCCTGAACAAGCAGACAGGGGACTTGAAGTGGACAGTGAAGGATG ACCCCATCATCCAGGGACCAATGTATGTCACAGA AATGGCCTTCCTCTCTGACCCAGCTGATGGCAGCCTGTACATCTTGGGAACCCAGAAGCAACAGGGGCTGATG AAACTGCCATTTACCATCCCAGAGCTGGTTCACGCCTCTCCTTGTCGCAGCTCTGATGGTGTCTTCTACACGG GCCGGAAGCAGGATGCCTGGTTTGTGGTGGACCCTGAGTCAGGGGAGACTCAGATGACACTGACCACAGAGGGCCTTTCTACTCCTCAACTCTACATTGGCCAGACAC AGTACACAGTCTCCATGCATGACCCACGGACCCCAGCCCTGCGCTGGAACACAACCTACCGCCGCTACTCCGCGCCCCCTGTGGACGGCTCACCTGGGAAAT ACATGAGCCACTTGACATCCTGTGGGATGGGCCTGCTTCTCACTGTGGATCCAGGAAGTGGAACTGTGCTGTGGACACAGGATCTGGGAGTGCCTGTGACAGGGATCTACACATGGCATCAGGATGGTCTGCGACAGCTGCCCCATCTTACCCTGGCTCGGGAAACTCTACATTTCCTTGTCCTCCGCTGGGGCCACATCcgtcttcctgcctccagctcccaggaCACAGTCACCCAGTTCTCTTCATTAGACACCGAACTTTT GATGACACTGTATGTGGGGAAAGAAGAAGCTGGTTTCTATGTCTCTAAAGCACTGGTCCATGCTGGGGTGGCCCTCGTG ccccgtggactgaccctggcacCCATGGATGGCCCCACAACAGATGAGGTGACAGTTCAAGTCTCGGGGGAGCGAGAGGGCTCACCCAGCACTGCTGTCAGATACCCCTTGGGCAGCGTGGCCCTTCCCAGCCAGTGGCTACTCATTG GATACCATGAACCTCCCCCTGtcctgcacaccaccatgctaAGGGTTCAGCGCACCCCAGGGAAAGGGTCTGCTGACACAAGAGACTCAGACGACCTCCACGCTCCAGCTCTCTCCTTCGAG TTCCTAAACCTGAAGAGGGAGGAACCTTGGGATCCAGAACTACATCCTGAAGAGAAAGCTGACGCTTATCCAGGGCTGGGATCCCAAGACCTGCTAGCAGCTAGCTTCACTGCCATTCTCTtgggagcctgggtcctctaccTGATGAGGCAG cagcagcagagtcCTTCAGCACCTGCAGGCCCTTCGGACCTCTCACAAGACACTCAGGTACAGCTCTCGAGGGACACCCTACAGAACCAGAGGAGTTTTCAAAGCTCCCCAGagccagcccagccagcccaTGATCCTGAAG CAGAGCAGCCCACTGTAGTGGGGAAGATTTCCTTCAACCCTAAGGATGTGCTGGGCCGTGGGGCAGGAGGAACTTTTGTTTTCCG aggacagtttgagGGACGGGCAGTAGCCGTGAAGAGGCTCCTCCGAGAGTGCTTCAGCTTGGTTCGACGAGAGGTGCAGCTGCTGCAAGAGTCTGACAGGCACCCCAATGTGCTGCGCTACTTCTGCACAGAGCAGGGCCCCCAGTTCCACTACATTGCCTTGGAACTCTGCCAGGCTTCCTTGCAAGAG TATGTGGAGAGCCCAGACCTAGACCGCTGGGGCCTGGAGCCTACCATGGTGCTGCAACAAATGATGTCTGGCCTGGCCCACCTGCATTCTTTACACATAG TACACCGTGACCTCAAGCCGGGCAACATTCTCATGGCTGGGCCTGACAGCCAGGGCCAAGGCAGAGTGGTCATCTCTGACTTCGGCCTCTGCAAGAAGTTACCTGCTGGCCGTTGTAGCTTCAGTCTCCATTCTGGTATTCCCGGCACAGAAGGCTGGATGGCCCCAGAGCTACTGCAAGTGCCCCCAGACAGCCCG ACCAGCGCGGTGGATATCTTCTCTGCAGGCTGTGTGTTTTATTATGTGCTTTCTGGTGGCAGCCACCCCTTCGGAGAGAGTCTCTACCGCCAGGCCAACATCCTCTCAGGGGACCACTGTCTGGCTCAACTGCAGGAAGAGACCCATG aCAAGGTTGTGGCACTGGACTTAGTGAAAGCCATGCTGAGCCTGCTGCCCCAGGATCGCCCCTCAGCAGGATGGGTGCTGGCTCACCCCCTCTTTTGGAGCAGAGCTAAGGAACTCCAGTTCTTCCAG GATGTCAGTGACTGGTTGGAGAAGGAACCAGAGCAGGGACCTCTCGTGACGGCGCTGGAGGCAGGAAGCTACAAGGTGGTCCGGGAAAACTGGTACAAGCACATCTCAGCACCTCTGCAGGAAG ACCTGAAAAGGTTCCGGTCATATAAAGGGACATCAGTGCGAGACCTGCTCCGTGCCATGAGGAACAAG AAGCACCACTACAGGGAGCTCCCAACCGAGGTGCGCCAGACACTAGGCCAACTTCCCGCTGGCTTCATCCAATACTTCACACACCGCTTTCCCAGGCTGCTACTCCACACTCACCGTGCCATGAGGACCTGTGCTTCTGAGAGCCTCTTCCTGCCCTACTATCCACCGGCGTTAGAAGCCAGGGGGTCCTGCCAGGTGCCACAAAGAGCGGAGACATCCAGAGGCCCCAGAGGCAGACCAAGGAGTTGA
- the Ern2 gene encoding serine/threonine-protein kinase/endoribonuclease IRE2 isoform X2, whose protein sequence is MARPVQSFQLWSALGFLLQLAIFLGKLGPQVQSIRPESLLFVSTLDGGLHALNKQTGDLKWTVKDDPIIQGPMYVTEMAFLSDPADGSLYILGTQKQQGLMKLPFTIPELVHASPCRSSDGVFYTGRKQDAWFVVDPESGETQMTLTTEGLSTPQLYIGQTQYTVSMHDPRTPALRWNTTYRRYSAPPVDGSPGKYMSHLTSCGMGLLLTVDPGSGTVLWTQDLGVPVTGIYTWHQDGLRQLPHLTLARETLHFLVLRWGHIRLPASSSQDTVTQFSSLDTELLMTLYVGKEEAGFYVSKALVHAGVALVPRGLTLAPMDGPTTDEVTVQVSGEREGSPSTAVRYPLGSVALPSQWLLIGYHEPPPVLHTTMLRVQRTPGKGSADTRDSDDLHAPALSFEFLNLKREEPWDPELHPEEKADAYPGLGSQDLLAASFTAILLGAWVLYLMRQQQQSPSAPAGPSDLSQDTQVQLSRDTLQNQRSFQSSPEPAQPAHDPEEQPTVVGKISFNPKDVLGRGAGGTFVFRGQFEGRAVAVKRLLRECFSLVRREVQLLQESDRHPNVLRYFCTEQGPQFHYIALELCQASLQEYVESPDLDRWGLEPTMVLQQMMSGLAHLHSLHIVHRDLKPGNILMAGPDSQGQGRVVISDFGLCKKLPAGRCSFSLHSGIPGTEGWMAPELLQVPPDSPTSAVDIFSAGCVFYYVLSGGSHPFGESLYRQANILSGDHCLAQLQEETHDKVVALDLVKAMLSLLPQDRPSAGWVLAHPLFWSRAKELQFFQDVSDWLEKEPEQGPLVTALEAGSYKVVRENWYKHISAPLQEDLKRFRSYKGTSVRDLLRAMRNKKHHYRELPTEVRQTLGQLPAGFIQYFTHRFPRLLLHTHRAMRTCASESLFLPYYPPALEARGSCQVPQRAETSRGPRGRPRS, encoded by the exons ATGGCGAGACCAGTTCAGAGTTTCCAACTGTGGTCTGCCCTCGGGTTCCTGCTGCAGCTTGCAATCTTTCTGGGGAAACTCGGTCCACAG GTCCAATCCATCAGGCCAGAGAGCCTTCTGTTTGTCTCTACCTTGGATGGAGGTCTCCATGCCCTGAACAAGCAGACAGGGGACTTGAAGTGGACAGTGAAGGATG ACCCCATCATCCAGGGACCAATGTATGTCACAGA AATGGCCTTCCTCTCTGACCCAGCTGATGGCAGCCTGTACATCTTGGGAACCCAGAAGCAACAGGGGCTGATG AAACTGCCATTTACCATCCCAGAGCTGGTTCACGCCTCTCCTTGTCGCAGCTCTGATGGTGTCTTCTACACGG GCCGGAAGCAGGATGCCTGGTTTGTGGTGGACCCTGAGTCAGGGGAGACTCAGATGACACTGACCACAGAGGGCCTTTCTACTCCTCAACTCTACATTGGCCAGACAC AGTACACAGTCTCCATGCATGACCCACGGACCCCAGCCCTGCGCTGGAACACAACCTACCGCCGCTACTCCGCGCCCCCTGTGGACGGCTCACCTGGGAAAT ACATGAGCCACTTGACATCCTGTGGGATGGGCCTGCTTCTCACTGTGGATCCAGGAAGTGGAACTGTGCTGTGGACACAGGATCTGGGAGTGCCTGTGACAGGGATCTACACATGGCATCAGGATGGTCTGCGACAGCTGCCCCATCTTACCCTGGCTCGGGAAACTCTACATTTCCTTGTCCTCCGCTGGGGCCACATCcgtcttcctgcctccagctcccaggaCACAGTCACCCAGTTCTCTTCATTAGACACCGAACTTTT GATGACACTGTATGTGGGGAAAGAAGAAGCTGGTTTCTATGTCTCTAAAGCACTGGTCCATGCTGGGGTGGCCCTCGTG ccccgtggactgaccctggcacCCATGGATGGCCCCACAACAGATGAGGTGACAGTTCAAGTCTCGGGGGAGCGAGAGGGCTCACCCAGCACTGCTGTCAGATACCCCTTGGGCAGCGTGGCCCTTCCCAGCCAGTGGCTACTCATTG GATACCATGAACCTCCCCCTGtcctgcacaccaccatgctaAGGGTTCAGCGCACCCCAGGGAAAGGGTCTGCTGACACAAGAGACTCAGACGACCTCCACGCTCCAGCTCTCTCCTTCGAG TTCCTAAACCTGAAGAGGGAGGAACCTTGGGATCCAGAACTACATCCTGAAGAGAAAGCTGACGCTTATCCAGGGCTGGGATCCCAAGACCTGCTAGCAGCTAGCTTCACTGCCATTCTCTtgggagcctgggtcctctaccTGATGAGGCAG cagcagcagagtcCTTCAGCACCTGCAGGCCCTTCGGACCTCTCACAAGACACTCAGGTACAGCTCTCGAGGGACACCCTACAGAACCAGAGGAGTTTTCAAAGCTCCCCAGagccagcccagccagcccaTGATCCTGAAG AGCAGCCCACTGTAGTGGGGAAGATTTCCTTCAACCCTAAGGATGTGCTGGGCCGTGGGGCAGGAGGAACTTTTGTTTTCCG aggacagtttgagGGACGGGCAGTAGCCGTGAAGAGGCTCCTCCGAGAGTGCTTCAGCTTGGTTCGACGAGAGGTGCAGCTGCTGCAAGAGTCTGACAGGCACCCCAATGTGCTGCGCTACTTCTGCACAGAGCAGGGCCCCCAGTTCCACTACATTGCCTTGGAACTCTGCCAGGCTTCCTTGCAAGAG TATGTGGAGAGCCCAGACCTAGACCGCTGGGGCCTGGAGCCTACCATGGTGCTGCAACAAATGATGTCTGGCCTGGCCCACCTGCATTCTTTACACATAG TACACCGTGACCTCAAGCCGGGCAACATTCTCATGGCTGGGCCTGACAGCCAGGGCCAAGGCAGAGTGGTCATCTCTGACTTCGGCCTCTGCAAGAAGTTACCTGCTGGCCGTTGTAGCTTCAGTCTCCATTCTGGTATTCCCGGCACAGAAGGCTGGATGGCCCCAGAGCTACTGCAAGTGCCCCCAGACAGCCCG ACCAGCGCGGTGGATATCTTCTCTGCAGGCTGTGTGTTTTATTATGTGCTTTCTGGTGGCAGCCACCCCTTCGGAGAGAGTCTCTACCGCCAGGCCAACATCCTCTCAGGGGACCACTGTCTGGCTCAACTGCAGGAAGAGACCCATG aCAAGGTTGTGGCACTGGACTTAGTGAAAGCCATGCTGAGCCTGCTGCCCCAGGATCGCCCCTCAGCAGGATGGGTGCTGGCTCACCCCCTCTTTTGGAGCAGAGCTAAGGAACTCCAGTTCTTCCAG GATGTCAGTGACTGGTTGGAGAAGGAACCAGAGCAGGGACCTCTCGTGACGGCGCTGGAGGCAGGAAGCTACAAGGTGGTCCGGGAAAACTGGTACAAGCACATCTCAGCACCTCTGCAGGAAG ACCTGAAAAGGTTCCGGTCATATAAAGGGACATCAGTGCGAGACCTGCTCCGTGCCATGAGGAACAAG AAGCACCACTACAGGGAGCTCCCAACCGAGGTGCGCCAGACACTAGGCCAACTTCCCGCTGGCTTCATCCAATACTTCACACACCGCTTTCCCAGGCTGCTACTCCACACTCACCGTGCCATGAGGACCTGTGCTTCTGAGAGCCTCTTCCTGCCCTACTATCCACCGGCGTTAGAAGCCAGGGGGTCCTGCCAGGTGCCACAAAGAGCGGAGACATCCAGAGGCCCCAGAGGCAGACCAAGGAGTTGA